The following coding sequences lie in one Leptospira neocaledonica genomic window:
- a CDS encoding tetratricopeptide repeat protein translates to MSKYLTILFIGAQFLLYCASTQKEGAVSANLETQVRAEIKGIDQQLSDLHPEDKRRSELLLQKSKLYLKIESFKEASLVLRELQNSKEGRNLQHLDHYLGSAYLGINDYDNAIVHFRKSDNVDRDFESVTRKKMWAKAYFEDEKYGQALGILGRASREKNFEKDLFYYETVVVSFYRIKEYKRCQLVLEEGLQKFPESLVLKETSEKINQVLQR, encoded by the coding sequence ATGAGTAAATATCTGACAATATTGTTTATCGGAGCTCAATTCCTCCTCTACTGTGCAAGTACACAAAAAGAAGGGGCGGTTTCCGCCAATTTAGAGACTCAGGTCCGAGCGGAAATCAAGGGAATAGACCAGCAATTAAGCGATCTGCACCCTGAAGACAAAAGACGTTCCGAGCTACTCCTCCAAAAATCCAAACTTTATCTAAAAATCGAATCTTTCAAAGAAGCTTCTCTCGTTTTGAGAGAATTGCAAAACTCCAAAGAAGGTCGCAATCTTCAACATTTGGACCATTATTTAGGTTCTGCTTACCTTGGGATCAATGACTATGATAATGCTATCGTTCATTTCCGTAAGTCGGACAATGTGGATCGCGATTTTGAGTCTGTTACCCGCAAAAAAATGTGGGCAAAAGCGTATTTCGAAGATGAGAAATATGGCCAGGCTCTTGGGATCTTAGGTAGAGCTTCTAGAGAGAAAAACTTTGAAAAAGATCTATTCTACTATGAAACCGTAGTAGTCAGCTTCTACAGAATTAAGGAATACAAAAGATGTCAGTTGGTTCTGGAAGAGGGATTACAGAAATTTCCGGAAAGCCTAGTACTGAAGGAAACCTCGGAGAAAATCAACCAGGTTCTCCAACGGTAA
- a CDS encoding FmdB family zinc ribbon protein: MPTYDYRCKACGQTFEHFQSMKDDPITTCLLCGKTGEVDRLISNVGGIIFKGSGFYVTDNKSSSKSSESSAGSSGSSSN; the protein is encoded by the coding sequence GTGCCTACTTACGATTATAGATGCAAGGCTTGCGGACAAACTTTCGAACATTTTCAATCCATGAAGGACGACCCGATCACCACCTGCCTTCTCTGCGGTAAAACTGGAGAAGTAGATAGATTGATCTCCAATGTAGGAGGGATCATCTTTAAAGGATCTGGGTTCTATGTAACGGATAATAAATCTTCTTCCAAAAGTTCCGAATCTTCCGCCGGCTCTTCCGGTTCTTCATCCAACTAA
- the lpxB gene encoding lipid-A-disaccharide synthase, whose product MATSRKLTLPKKSSLKSKKAGDKIRSENISVSSSPVFMMLAGEHSGDLLGAEVLKELKKHDPDFTFFGIGGPRMLEEGFDSIENMEELSVIGFTAVLFKYKFLKALMDRLVEEAVARSCTHAILIDYPGFNLRLAARLKELGIKVIFYVSPQLWAWNFGRIYKIKETIDLMLVLFPFEKKIYDDYGVRSVFVGHPIAQRIKEKIRKEAPIPVDEKQQAHLQTITLMPGSRSAEIHRMLDTLLQSATLIHQEAEADKKHVRFLIPNINVKEEEFIQTKIKETEEVHPGIKIEYLFDRSLRCIEVSDIVLVTSGTATLEVVYFEKPMVILYKVSLLSYFISALLIRTPFIGLVNILSGRETVKELIQAECTPEETVRETMAILKNKKYRNQMMEEIRSVKESLGEEHSSKNASRAILQFLKEKPVSL is encoded by the coding sequence GTGGCAACGTCTCGAAAATTAACTCTACCCAAAAAAAGCTCCCTAAAGTCTAAAAAGGCTGGAGACAAGATTAGATCGGAAAATATTTCCGTATCCTCTTCTCCCGTATTTATGATGTTAGCCGGAGAACATTCCGGCGATCTACTCGGCGCAGAAGTATTAAAAGAACTTAAAAAACATGATCCGGACTTTACGTTTTTCGGGATAGGTGGTCCCAGAATGTTGGAAGAAGGTTTCGATTCCATAGAGAATATGGAAGAACTTTCTGTAATCGGTTTCACTGCGGTACTATTCAAATACAAATTTTTAAAAGCACTTATGGATCGATTGGTAGAAGAAGCGGTGGCACGTTCCTGTACACATGCTATCCTGATCGATTACCCCGGCTTCAATCTTAGACTAGCTGCCAGACTCAAAGAATTAGGAATCAAGGTAATCTTCTACGTTTCTCCTCAACTCTGGGCTTGGAATTTCGGAAGGATTTATAAGATTAAAGAAACTATAGATCTGATGTTGGTATTATTTCCATTCGAGAAGAAGATCTATGATGATTATGGAGTTCGTTCCGTATTTGTAGGACATCCAATCGCTCAAAGAATTAAGGAGAAGATCCGAAAAGAAGCTCCGATCCCTGTGGACGAAAAACAGCAAGCCCATCTACAGACAATCACTCTCATGCCTGGTTCCAGATCCGCAGAGATCCACAGAATGTTGGACACACTACTCCAATCCGCGACACTCATTCACCAAGAGGCAGAAGCAGATAAAAAGCATGTACGCTTTCTCATTCCGAATATAAACGTAAAAGAAGAAGAATTCATCCAAACTAAAATTAAGGAAACGGAAGAAGTTCATCCAGGTATCAAGATCGAATATTTATTCGATCGTTCTTTAAGATGTATTGAAGTTTCGGATATCGTTTTAGTAACTTCTGGAACTGCTACTTTAGAAGTTGTATATTTCGAAAAACCAATGGTGATCTTGTATAAGGTTAGCTTACTCAGCTATTTTATCTCAGCACTTCTTATCCGCACACCTTTTATAGGACTCGTAAACATCCTTAGCGGAAGGGAAACAGTGAAGGAACTCATACAGGCGGAATGTACTCCGGAAGAAACCGTGAGAGAAACAATGGCAATCCTAAAGAATAAAAAATACAGAAACCAGATGATGGAAGAGATCCGATCTGTAAAAGAATCTCTGGGAGAAGAACATAGTTCTAAAAATGCAAGCAGAGCGATTCTTCAGTTTTTAAAAGAAAAGCCGGTTTCTTTGTAG
- a CDS encoding TolC family protein: MKLENGNFWTKIISGKTISVFLVSSLILLSGFSGVFSQENKSGKVLKLTTEETVKRALDSNFKLQNLRYELAKTDSSYLKAESQYSWRLVADGSFRQTVLPLNQNNVFTGTKTSDDTIKGGIEKTIRATGTYFKLEAGNRRFDSNAFEDKSNPLTASFAGLALPPLYTGFITATVSQDLLKNSFGYKGRNQEKILDNQKEMAKSQVSLQISEAIVGSLVDFWDYSVKLQSLKTFRRLKENVSNIRNLTVRKQGLGLSEGFEVNQWNALLAQADSQLETAVVQKDEAKRKLARTLKLENDSDLSEETDLMEEIPEKPDYNKDLDIAYKKRADYLNAVREKEIAELLLKNAKSDQLPSLTLSGSASSQAQTITGPDKNFTDATDGVQSARYKDFNGKVSFSYPLFDKGVAAGRRDSEIGVRQATLKENEVKNEVRDDLRGRIDSLEASYKIYKNSIVTEKETQNYYNGVVRSFQQGRADAVAVKNALDTLVRDQLSLTQAKVNFNIDLMRYYIAKNMLLERFDLDAEKLLPNLE; the protein is encoded by the coding sequence ATGAAATTAGAAAATGGGAATTTTTGGACCAAAATAATAAGCGGGAAGACGATCTCCGTCTTTTTGGTTTCGAGCCTCATCCTCCTTTCAGGTTTTTCTGGAGTATTCTCCCAAGAGAATAAGTCCGGAAAAGTTCTGAAGTTAACTACAGAAGAGACAGTCAAAAGAGCTCTCGATAGCAACTTCAAACTACAAAACCTGAGATATGAATTGGCAAAAACCGATTCGAGCTACTTAAAAGCAGAATCCCAATATTCTTGGAGATTAGTGGCTGACGGAAGTTTCAGACAAACAGTTCTTCCTTTGAACCAGAACAACGTCTTCACCGGAACGAAAACTTCCGACGATACGATCAAAGGGGGGATTGAAAAAACAATCCGAGCTACCGGAACCTATTTCAAGTTAGAAGCAGGAAATAGAAGATTCGACTCGAACGCTTTCGAGGATAAGAGTAACCCGTTAACTGCAAGTTTCGCAGGACTAGCTCTTCCTCCTCTATACACTGGATTTATCACTGCTACAGTTTCCCAAGACTTATTGAAAAACTCATTCGGTTATAAGGGAAGAAACCAGGAGAAGATCCTGGACAACCAAAAAGAAATGGCAAAAAGCCAAGTTTCTCTTCAGATCTCGGAAGCGATCGTAGGATCTCTTGTGGATTTCTGGGACTATTCAGTTAAACTACAGTCCTTAAAAACATTCCGCAGATTAAAAGAGAACGTAAGCAATATTAGAAATCTTACAGTGCGCAAACAAGGTTTAGGACTTTCAGAAGGATTCGAAGTCAACCAATGGAACGCCCTACTCGCACAAGCAGATAGCCAATTAGAAACTGCTGTTGTTCAAAAAGACGAGGCAAAAAGAAAATTAGCTCGTACTTTAAAATTAGAGAACGACTCTGATCTTTCCGAAGAAACAGACCTTATGGAAGAAATTCCCGAGAAACCTGACTACAATAAAGATCTGGATATCGCTTACAAAAAGAGAGCCGATTATTTAAATGCAGTCAGAGAAAAAGAGATCGCCGAACTTTTACTAAAGAATGCAAAAAGTGATCAGTTACCTTCTCTCACACTATCCGGGTCCGCTTCTTCTCAGGCTCAGACGATCACAGGCCCTGATAAAAATTTTACGGACGCAACAGATGGTGTCCAATCCGCACGTTATAAAGACTTTAACGGAAAAGTAAGTTTCTCTTATCCATTATTCGATAAGGGAGTGGCGGCAGGAAGAAGAGATTCCGAGATCGGAGTTCGCCAAGCTACACTGAAAGAGAACGAAGTTAAGAATGAAGTAAGAGACGACCTAAGAGGAAGGATCGATTCATTAGAAGCTAGCTATAAAATTTATAAAAACTCCATCGTCACTGAAAAAGAGACCCAAAACTATTATAATGGTGTGGTCCGAAGCTTCCAACAAGGAAGAGCGGATGCAGTAGCAGTTAAAAATGCTTTGGACACTTTGGTGAGAGACCAGCTTAGCCTTACTCAAGCAAAAGTAAATTTCAATATAGATCTTATGAGATACTATATCGCTAAGAATATGCTTTTGGAAAGATTCGATCTGGATGCGGAAAAACTTCTTCCAAATTTGGAATAA
- a CDS encoding LpxI family protein: MGRLGILAGGGNLPQIGMREALAAGEDPFFLSIAESDFTPGNYPDRVIPIRIAKIGGLLKACKANQIDRLLLLGKVKKEIIFKSLNFDLKALALLARMVNRHDYSIFKTVAEDFEKQGIHIISQKTYLKSLLLPEGRYTKKALDKKQVEDVIFGMEYAERIAHLDIGQAVVVVDKSVLAVEAVEGTDQTIRRGGSFAKKRKAIVCKSSKPSQDPRFDLPTVGIETLKVMSEHNCDTLAVREGETIIVNPSEFINLAEKLKIHILSIGRGNVSKINSTQKKLPKV, translated from the coding sequence TTGGGACGTTTAGGAATATTAGCGGGGGGAGGAAATCTTCCCCAGATAGGAATGCGGGAGGCTCTCGCAGCCGGGGAGGATCCATTTTTCCTTTCCATAGCAGAGTCCGATTTTACTCCAGGAAATTATCCGGACAGAGTGATTCCGATTCGAATCGCTAAGATCGGTGGACTATTAAAAGCATGCAAAGCTAATCAGATAGATAGACTTCTTCTATTAGGAAAAGTTAAAAAAGAAATCATCTTTAAAAGTCTGAACTTCGATCTAAAGGCACTTGCATTACTCGCCAGAATGGTGAATCGCCACGACTATTCCATCTTCAAAACCGTAGCAGAAGATTTCGAAAAACAAGGCATTCATATCATCTCCCAAAAAACCTATCTCAAATCCTTGCTACTTCCGGAAGGCCGTTATACTAAAAAGGCCTTAGACAAAAAGCAGGTAGAGGATGTGATCTTCGGAATGGAATATGCGGAGAGGATCGCTCATCTGGATATAGGCCAAGCCGTGGTAGTTGTGGACAAATCCGTATTAGCAGTCGAAGCCGTAGAAGGAACCGATCAAACTATTCGAAGAGGCGGAAGTTTCGCTAAAAAAAGAAAGGCAATTGTTTGCAAAAGTTCCAAACCCAGCCAAGATCCGAGATTCGATCTACCTACAGTCGGAATTGAAACCCTAAAAGTAATGAGTGAGCATAACTGCGATACGCTCGCCGTTCGGGAAGGAGAGACCATAATTGTAAATCCTTCCGAATTTATTAACCTTGCAGAAAAATTGAAAATCCATATCTTGAGCATCGGCCGTGGCAACGTCTCGAAAATTAACTCTACCCAAAAAAAGCTCCCTAAAGTCTAA
- a CDS encoding SH3 domain-containing protein, protein MKRGFFLSIFGIVLFGLIVWLTIRFWPKPSDTIYEYYKKEKWEKVISLVKKSTAPTPEDLFYGSQSLLRLNAELISKDSEDRAKISARLQKENGIGSGKSLESKGEFPVFEDPFILQLRPGGYWRQKAILSRAEIAGEWEDDIQFLRDLKELIRSNPVTLGISSYSSVLKKVLRRETKLSDGDQNKLLELLGFLSVREDSTLLGSRFKNTGDNTNLRTGPGTENPGKARLKKGILLFALDKDPRSETVQGRKGNWVQVYIPELQISGWIFSHFLEEDPYPISKAEETFAEFSQSEKSQAWDFAFWTEDKIPPGFHGEYIPTEKLALDGDYGIVLYRSKTGKYKEICRIVEEPFRSLEFLTASLSGEEPVPIFKLYSGRPGEWKSAYQIDLDRESISINRNKYILGNSGGKKRFQLGIFSATGSTSASLLVGEKTVLQGISPEEELTSTEGVLFKLCLQQADKKSDSNAAAFQFKFLF, encoded by the coding sequence TTGAAACGCGGATTTTTCCTTTCTATATTCGGAATCGTATTATTCGGGCTGATCGTTTGGCTTACCATTCGATTTTGGCCCAAACCTTCCGACACTATTTATGAATATTATAAAAAGGAAAAATGGGAGAAGGTAATCTCCCTAGTAAAAAAATCGACCGCCCCTACCCCGGAAGATCTTTTTTACGGTTCCCAATCTCTCCTCAGATTAAATGCGGAACTAATCTCTAAAGACTCAGAAGACAGAGCTAAAATTTCTGCAAGACTCCAAAAAGAAAATGGGATCGGCTCAGGCAAATCTCTCGAATCAAAGGGAGAATTTCCGGTATTCGAGGATCCTTTTATTTTACAGCTCAGACCGGGGGGCTATTGGAGACAGAAAGCAATTCTATCTAGAGCTGAGATCGCAGGAGAATGGGAAGATGATATTCAATTCTTGCGAGACTTAAAAGAGCTGATCCGAAGTAATCCTGTCACGTTAGGAATTTCTTCCTACTCTTCCGTATTGAAAAAGGTTTTAAGAAGAGAGACCAAACTTTCAGACGGAGACCAAAACAAACTTTTAGAACTATTAGGTTTTCTATCCGTACGAGAAGATTCTACATTGCTCGGTTCCAGATTTAAGAACACCGGAGACAATACGAATCTTAGAACCGGCCCTGGAACAGAGAACCCCGGTAAAGCTCGTTTAAAAAAAGGAATCTTACTTTTCGCATTAGATAAAGATCCTCGTTCTGAAACTGTGCAAGGAAGAAAAGGAAATTGGGTCCAAGTATATATTCCCGAATTACAGATCTCCGGCTGGATCTTCTCCCATTTTTTAGAGGAAGATCCTTATCCAATTTCTAAAGCAGAAGAAACATTTGCAGAATTTTCCCAATCTGAAAAAAGCCAAGCATGGGACTTTGCATTTTGGACAGAAGATAAAATCCCTCCAGGATTCCATGGAGAATATATCCCAACAGAAAAGTTAGCCTTGGATGGAGATTACGGGATCGTTTTGTATCGATCCAAAACGGGAAAATATAAAGAGATTTGCAGAATTGTAGAAGAACCTTTTAGATCCTTAGAATTTTTAACCGCAAGTTTAAGCGGTGAAGAACCTGTTCCGATTTTTAAACTATATTCGGGAAGACCAGGCGAGTGGAAGTCCGCCTATCAAATCGACCTTGACAGAGAGAGTATTTCTATCAACAGGAACAAGTATATTCTTGGAAATTCAGGCGGAAAGAAACGTTTCCAACTTGGAATTTTTTCTGCAACCGGGTCGACTTCGGCGTCTCTATTAGTAGGAGAAAAAACCGTATTACAAGGGATTTCTCCTGAAGAAGAACTAACCTCCACGGAAGGAGTTCTATTCAAACTCTGCTTACAACAAGCAGATAAAAAATCCGACTCGAATGCGGCAGCATTCCAATTTAAGTTTTTATTTTGA
- a CDS encoding LIC_12586 family protein, translating to MSVGSGRGITEISGKPSTEGNLGENQPGSPTVIHFSFSLPKNPFFKKDSVTFQIAVPPKLYRFVSSSFLKIQSITEKPSFRKISVALIVVFLLLAAAKETAEWYFVRRVLDLRGVKELTRGFINEELDRAVTLGVVEYEFPNHVFIEDLKISSDEDFASQRMIFKANKIELLLRGLWKGQPSVKAIRVRNAQLSIDLEDRISGEILSYIHKINIPEIRLEDTTVTVYKGGKVLLENVKGIDFNIRKEDTKINVQISDSLFPIPGFRYVNGKFSTDIGSKNMNLEILFKNAKAESSGGLYSEFSQFYPKKGKISGRAVLESDGTNLKVEGKTEFSNVKGIVLQELPLQSEVWEWKEIDLEHEWTRSQKGDVFTEEHKVFRGEDKLTLLKSKNEKGLKSWDLSLTVQDLDDIRNFLPVSSDLETLGGSLDLHWKGNETGSYGDWMKSEAKFSLQDFKWKDPYLDLEIKDAELGWNLAGVLEAKLKGKQFGLPWSASLKGKTGYKKGVKGDGSSYFPLQGEYNLELETDSIILSNFFPLYRSVRQWVREDIHTRMEKLIPEINFTRTPIYKYFLENPTGSLKLTAKEVKWDFGLSSMGKLDLGLKFAPSQSRLDASIAGPGTAKLNSYFTYGTDNPYFGIDFETINLPWGVPSFSFCGGDLIPESLDSDGNIRFNGNNFLDIHDRIYITIDKVKLSNTIWKGKGEFPVPVPPKFEMGFDYWNPGSPPKRNVYWKGGNVNATANSYIDSDSVKYFVTGNTYSLSSESNSAVPISAFAFKIKENSQGCVKE from the coding sequence ATGTCAGTTGGTTCTGGAAGAGGGATTACAGAAATTTCCGGAAAGCCTAGTACTGAAGGAAACCTCGGAGAAAATCAACCAGGTTCTCCAACGGTAATTCACTTCTCTTTTTCTCTCCCTAAAAATCCATTTTTTAAAAAGGACAGCGTGACATTTCAGATCGCTGTCCCACCTAAACTGTATCGATTTGTATCTTCTTCCTTTCTAAAGATACAATCCATCACTGAAAAACCTTCTTTTCGAAAAATTTCCGTCGCTCTAATTGTAGTCTTCCTTCTTTTAGCAGCTGCAAAAGAAACTGCAGAATGGTACTTCGTTCGAAGAGTTTTAGATTTAAGAGGGGTGAAGGAACTCACACGCGGATTCATCAACGAAGAATTAGACAGGGCAGTCACCCTGGGAGTCGTTGAATACGAATTTCCGAACCATGTATTCATAGAAGATCTAAAAATTTCCAGCGATGAGGACTTCGCTTCTCAGAGGATGATCTTCAAAGCAAACAAAATTGAATTATTATTAAGAGGTCTTTGGAAGGGACAACCTTCTGTAAAAGCGATCCGAGTGCGTAATGCGCAACTTAGTATCGATCTGGAAGATCGGATCTCAGGAGAAATTCTATCTTACATACATAAGATTAATATTCCCGAAATTAGACTAGAAGATACCACGGTTACAGTTTATAAGGGCGGCAAGGTTCTTTTGGAGAATGTGAAGGGGATCGATTTTAATATCCGGAAAGAGGATACTAAAATTAACGTTCAAATTTCGGATTCTTTATTTCCAATTCCGGGTTTTAGATATGTAAACGGTAAATTTAGCACGGATATCGGAAGCAAGAACATGAATCTGGAGATTTTGTTCAAGAATGCAAAAGCAGAATCTTCCGGAGGTTTGTATTCTGAATTCTCCCAATTTTATCCTAAAAAAGGAAAAATTTCCGGCCGTGCTGTTTTAGAATCAGACGGAACTAATTTGAAGGTCGAAGGTAAAACAGAATTTTCTAATGTAAAAGGAATCGTTTTACAGGAACTTCCTTTACAGAGCGAAGTTTGGGAATGGAAAGAAATAGATCTGGAACATGAGTGGACCCGCTCTCAAAAAGGTGATGTTTTTACCGAAGAACATAAGGTATTCAGGGGAGAAGACAAACTCACTCTTCTAAAATCCAAAAACGAAAAAGGACTTAAATCCTGGGATTTGAGTCTGACTGTCCAGGACCTGGATGATATCCGAAATTTTCTGCCTGTTTCTTCTGATCTGGAAACTTTGGGTGGAAGTTTGGATCTACATTGGAAAGGGAATGAGACCGGAAGTTACGGAGACTGGATGAAGTCAGAGGCAAAATTCTCCCTCCAAGACTTTAAATGGAAGGATCCTTATTTGGATCTGGAAATCAAAGATGCTGAACTAGGTTGGAATCTTGCAGGGGTTTTAGAAGCCAAGTTGAAAGGAAAACAATTTGGTCTTCCTTGGTCTGCAAGTCTTAAAGGGAAAACCGGTTATAAAAAGGGAGTTAAAGGGGATGGGAGTTCCTACTTTCCTTTGCAGGGAGAATATAATCTGGAATTAGAAACTGATTCCATTATTCTTTCTAACTTTTTTCCTCTATATAGATCCGTTCGCCAATGGGTCCGAGAAGATATCCATACCAGAATGGAAAAACTGATTCCTGAAATTAATTTTACCAGGACTCCTATCTATAAGTATTTCTTAGAAAATCCTACTGGTAGCCTCAAGCTTACGGCCAAGGAAGTGAAATGGGACTTCGGGCTTTCTAGTATGGGAAAACTGGATCTAGGTTTGAAATTTGCACCTTCTCAATCTAGACTGGATGCAAGTATCGCCGGTCCAGGAACTGCAAAACTAAATTCTTATTTCACTTACGGAACTGACAATCCTTACTTCGGTATTGATTTCGAGACGATCAATTTGCCCTGGGGAGTTCCTAGCTTTTCTTTCTGTGGTGGGGATTTGATCCCGGAAAGTTTGGATTCAGATGGAAATATCAGATTTAATGGAAATAATTTTTTAGACATTCACGATAGAATCTACATCACAATAGATAAGGTGAAACTTTCGAATACGATCTGGAAAGGAAAGGGCGAATTTCCCGTACCAGTCCCGCCTAAGTTTGAAATGGGATTCGATTATTGGAATCCTGGCAGCCCTCCCAAAAGAAATGTTTATTGGAAGGGTGGAAACGTAAATGCAACTGCGAATTCTTATATAGATTCTGATTCAGTAAAATATTTCGTAACTGGAAACACTTATTCACTTTCTAGTGAATCAAATTCTGCGGTGCCGATCTCAGCGTTTGCGTTTAAAATTAAAGAGAACAGCCAAGGCTGTGTGAAGGAGTAG
- the sucD gene encoding succinate--CoA ligase subunit alpha — protein sequence MAVLVDSNTKVVVQGITGKEGSFHATQMIEYGTNVVGGVTPGKGGQTVELAGKNVPVFNSLKDAIVKEGANASIIFVPPPFAADAILEGIFNEIPLVVCITEGIPTHDMLKVYSALRNSKTRLVGPNCPGVISPKYKVKMGIMPGFIHQAGSVGIVSRSGTLTYESVAQLTQHGLGQSTVIGIGGDPVPGMNHTEAVRLLNEDPETKGIVMIGEIGGTSEEEAAAYIKAHVKKPVVGFIAGQTAPPGKRMGHAGAIISGGMGTASSKMKAMQDAGISVCQSIAEVGEKMKKALG from the coding sequence ATGGCAGTATTAGTAGATAGCAATACAAAAGTCGTAGTACAAGGGATTACCGGAAAAGAAGGTTCTTTCCACGCGACTCAAATGATAGAATACGGAACAAACGTAGTCGGAGGAGTAACTCCAGGCAAAGGCGGACAAACAGTAGAACTCGCTGGCAAAAACGTTCCAGTATTCAATAGTTTAAAAGACGCAATCGTAAAAGAAGGAGCAAATGCTTCTATCATTTTCGTTCCACCTCCATTCGCAGCTGATGCGATCTTAGAAGGAATTTTCAACGAGATCCCTCTAGTGGTTTGTATCACAGAAGGAATTCCAACACACGATATGCTTAAGGTATACAGCGCACTTCGTAATTCCAAAACTAGACTAGTTGGACCGAACTGCCCTGGTGTGATTTCTCCTAAATACAAAGTTAAAATGGGGATCATGCCTGGTTTTATTCACCAAGCAGGAAGCGTAGGAATCGTTTCTCGTTCTGGAACCCTAACTTACGAATCAGTTGCACAGCTTACCCAACATGGTTTGGGACAATCCACTGTAATTGGTATCGGTGGAGACCCAGTTCCAGGAATGAACCACACAGAAGCAGTCAGACTTCTGAACGAAGACCCTGAAACTAAAGGAATCGTAATGATCGGAGAAATCGGCGGAACTTCGGAAGAAGAAGCTGCCGCTTATATCAAAGCTCATGTTAAAAAACCTGTAGTAGGATTTATTGCAGGCCAAACTGCACCTCCTGGAAAAAGGATGGGACATGCTGGCGCGATCATCAGCGGAGGAATGGGAACAGCTTCTTCTAAAATGAAAGCTATGCAGGACGCAGGTATTTCTGTTTGCCAATCTATCGCCGAAGTCGGCGAAAAAATGAAAAAAGCATTAGGTTAA